AACAGATAAGCCAATTTTATTTTTAATTAAAGCCTGAGCGTTATAACCACGATCATTAATTAAACTAACTAAATCATTTCCTGTTAAATGATTTGAATATTCTTTGTCAATAATTTCTTTTGTATCAAAAATAACTTGATATTCTTCTTTGTTGGCTTTAAAAGGGTTTTGCCAATACCATTGTTTAGAAGATATATCAATAATATCTGCAGAATTATCTGTTAATGTCGATTCAGATAGAAAAGTATTGCAGTCCTCACATTCTAACAAATCGATATAGCCTAATGAAATCAAATGTTTGAATAGCACTCTAACTTCACTGTTATAAAATTTACTTTCATTAGAAAATACAATTTTTCTAACTGTAAAATCGTCAGATAAAAATTTAATGTATTGTCCCTTTTCTAAAAAGATGGCTTTTTCTTGCCAATCAAAGTAATTTTTAAAATCTACCTGAATGCTACCTTTACCTGATAGAATATGAATGAGAGTATGCTTTTCTATAAAGTAAACTTTGTTAATCTCTGGTGAGAACTTTTCAACTTTTTGCATTCAGTTTTGTAATGTTTGCTAACATGTTCCTTTAGTTTATAGTAACTAATTGGAATATCTGGTCTTTGAGAACTCGTTAAAGGAAATAATTTTTGCAACCTATTTATTAGCTCTAATTGTAAAAATATAAAAAATTATAATGAAGCAGTCTATATTGATATATCAAAAAAAGTACCAGATGCTACCATATGACATTAACTTTTATACATTGTTTCCTGCTGATTTTTCTTCATATTCAGGACAATCCAATCGAATATCAGGAGTCAATAATTCTTTTTCCATCAGGTTACAATAATTCCTGTTTTCAGATTTGTCATAAAAATTACAGCTAAAACAGGTTCGCTGAACAGTTAAGATTCTATTGTTATTCAACTGATGAATTAACTTACTCAATGTTTCAAATACATTTTCTAAATCTGCTGTTTCAATATTTTTTAGTTGTTTTTCGATTGGGTTTGCAAAATTTTCAGTTTCTGAAACCATCTTCTTACCTAAATCAGATAATAAAATTGAATAACTCCGACTATCTGATAAAGAATAATCTTTAGTGATATATTTCTTTTTATCCAGCATTCGAATGGCATCACTTACTGTTGGTTTTGTAATATTGAATTCCTTTGCTAAATGACTAACATTGCAAAGTTCGGATTTATGATAAGCAATGAAAATTAGTATTTGAATTTGAATAGGGCTTAAACCAATAACTTTTGCGTGCTCCCAAAGCAAACTTTTAAACACTTCTGATATACGCTCCAAACCAACAACAATTTTACTTGTGATGCTTTTCTGTTGAAATTCTATATTGAAAACACTTTTTTCCATTGATAAAAATACCTGCCGAATTATTTAG
The Flavivirga spongiicola genome window above contains:
- a CDS encoding helix-turn-helix domain-containing protein, which gives rise to MQKVEKFSPEINKVYFIEKHTLIHILSGKGSIQVDFKNYFDWQEKAIFLEKGQYIKFLSDDFTVRKIVFSNESKFYNSEVRVLFKHLISLGYIDLLECEDCNTFLSESTLTDNSADIIDISSKQWYWQNPFKANKEEYQVIFDTKEIIDKEYSNHLTGNDLVSLINDRGYNAQALIKNKIGLSVKNLMNSKRLQESLKEVAFTNKNIQEVSYELGFKDDAYFNRVFKNSTGQTPKQFREHFDFENRDLFSQNIIELLQKYHTQERSLGFYANKMNLSIKALSNKVQAKMSTSLGQLIRLELINTAKLMLIEGETISSISRRLGFEESNHFTRFFKHYTGTTPTDFKIKNFSK
- a CDS encoding MarR family winged helix-turn-helix transcriptional regulator codes for the protein MEKSVFNIEFQQKSITSKIVVGLERISEVFKSLLWEHAKVIGLSPIQIQILIFIAYHKSELCNVSHLAKEFNITKPTVSDAIRMLDKKKYITKDYSLSDSRSYSILLSDLGKKMVSETENFANPIEKQLKNIETADLENVFETLSKLIHQLNNNRILTVQRTCFSCNFYDKSENRNYCNLMEKELLTPDIRLDCPEYEEKSAGNNV